Within Nitrospinota bacterium, the genomic segment AATTTGGCCCCATGGTCTCGTAAGGCTCATAATCTTTTTTAAATTTCCCTCTCATCTTTTTACAGACTGCACCACAACGCTCACCACAGGTCTTAAATTTCTTTGGGACGATTGTCTCCTCATTAAACTGTTTGAGATAATGCCCCTCGATAAACTTATTATGTATTTTCATCCTCTCATCGTCTGTAAGGTAGACAGATGCATAATTAAAAGTAAACAGAAGGTCTTTCAATCTTGCGAAATTGACTCCAAAGGTTCCTCCGGTTTCGAATTTTGGGTCGTAGCGATATTTTGTAGTAGCCAACATTGTTTGAGGGATCATTTTTTTACCAAACTCCTCTTTGAAGTATTTGTCCAAATCAATATTATCACCTAAAGAATCTGATCTTTTATAATCTCCTCCATAAATGATACCAACGATACGATGGTCCTGAACCAATTTAGAGCCTAAGCCACCCCTTCCCGCCCAACAATCTACATAGGAGACCTCATGGTTGATAGGAGCAGAACCAATGGCTCCCATAATTGTCTTTAAAGAAGCAGGGCCTGTTGCTAAAACACGACATTTATCAAACTCCTTACCCCACCTTTCAAATACATATTCCTGTAAAGCATAAAAACCGGTTTTATTCTTATAACCTTTCCATATCTCCTCAACATTTATCTTTTTAAAGGATACATCTAGCTTCCCTTCCTTTTTTCTTAGCATAAGCATGGAATAATCATCGCAGGCATTTTTTATGGAAACATAATTTACTCCCAATCCATTAAAAACCGTTCCAGCACCACCCATTGTTGATATATAAAAATTTCCCCAGAGGGGTGAGCCTCCACAAAAAATCAACCTGCTTGTTCCTGGAATGATAGTCCCTGCAAACAAACCCGAACCAAAACAAAAGTAATTTCCCTTCTTGTACATCTTAAAACCATAATCCACTGGACCAATGATATTCTCATCTTCAAGATTCACCTCTTTAAATGACTTTTTTTGAGCATCTATCTCCAAAGCTATTTGTTTGATCATAAGTTTCATCTCCTCCAGAAAAATGATTATCTCTAAACATCATTTAAACAATAATTATACCTTTATACCTTATTAGTATTTATCCACCTATAAATCCCCCTCATCAAAGTTAATAAATTAAAATCCTTATTTAATCTAAAATGTTTTGATGCTAGTTTGTCTTTGAGGTCTTTTTTTCTTATATATATAGTAAAGTACACAAAAGATAATAAGAATAAATAAAATGGAAAACTTTAATCTGTTGATAATGAGAAGAAGAAGTGTAATTTGCTCAGCAAAAAAATAGCCGAGAAAAACAACAATGGGAACGCTGATAAAGGCTCCCAGTGAATCTACAAAAATAAATCTAGGGATACTTATCTTTAAAGTTCCTGCAACCAGATATACGGCCATTCGAAATCCAGCAACAAATCTTGCAAAGAATATTGTCTTATTCCCATGCCTTGAGAAGTAATTTCTGATTTTTACCAAATTCTTTTTTGATAAAAATCTCTTTGGATATCTGAACCTTATAAACCCTTCCCCAAAACTTCTGCCAATAAAATAGACTGTAAAATCACCTACCACAGCCCCAAATATAGCAATGGGGATAACCATATAGAGGTGAGCATAACCTTCATACGCTAAATATCCTCCAGCAAGAATGATCAGATCCTCGGGCAGAGGTAAACCCAATCCTCCCAGAAACAATAATAGAAAAATAACTGAATAGATAAAAAATTCTGAGTGAACAATTAAAAAATTGAATATATAGTCATCTAAAAAATCCAAAATATTACCTTTATATAAACAAAAATAACTTCGCTATCTATACATTATAAAAGTTTTTGTGTCAATTTTAAATTTCGAAATTTGTTTTTTTATACTTGAACAAAATCTTAAAAAAGATATAATTTTATAAATTTTTTTAATATCTTTTTCAAAGGATTATGGATTTAGTAAATGTTTTGATTTTGACTTTTATTCCAATATTTGTAGCTGTCGATATTGTTGGGATTATCCCCATCTTTTTATCGTTCGTTGATGAATTAGATATAAAGACACGAAATAAGATAATATGGCAGTCAATTATTACTGCCACTGTTGTAAGTCTTGCTTTTGCCTTCCTTGGGAAAGGGATATTCATTATTCTTGGGGTTACTGTTGCAGATTTTAAGATTGCTGGCGGCTTAATTTTACTTGTATTAGCTGTCATAGATATAATCTTTCCAGAAAAGAAGAGGCGAGAACCAGGCTCAACTGTAGGGGTTGTTCCTATTGGTATGCCTCTTATTGTGGGTCCAGCTGTCATAACCACTATTATAATCCTGGTAGATATTTATGGTGTAATCATTACTACCATATCACTTATCTTAAACCTGCTTATAGCTTGTATCGCTCTTTATAGCTCAAATATGATCATCAATCTCATTGGAGAAGGGGGATTAAAAGCTACATCGAAAGTTGTGAGTCTTCTCCTTGCTGCTATTGGGGTAATGATGATTAGGCTGGGAATTATTGAAATCATAAACAAGGTGTAATAAAGAACATATAAAATGAAATAGAAAACTTTTTAACTTGCCAAAATTTTTAATTTATACTATATTCACAAAAAATTTTTTAAGAGAGGACTTGTAAAACAGATGATGTCAAATCACATAATGGTACCAAAAGAGATGTTTTTGACAAAAGGAGTGGGACGCCACAGACGAAAATTGGAATCCTTTGAGTTAGCACTCAAAGATGCTGGTATAGAAAAACAAAACCTGGTTAGAGTGTCGAGTATTTTTCCTCCTAATTGTAAGGTTATTTCTCAGAAAAAGGGTATAGAAAAGTTATCCCCAGGTCAGGTCTGTTATTGTGTATTGAGCGAAAACAGTACAAATGAACCCAACAGGCTGATAGCTTCTAGCATTGGGCTGGCTATCCCTTATGATAAAACATCTCACTATGGATATCTCAGTGAGCACCATTCCTTTGGTGAAACAGAAACTATAGCTGGAGATTATGCAGAGGATATAGCTGCGAGCATGTTGGCTGCTACATTAGGAATAGAGTTTGACGAAGACAAAAACTGGGATGACAGAAAAGAACTTTGGCGGATGGATGGAAGAATAGTCCAAACAAGAAACATATCCCAATCGGCCTTGGGAGATAAAAAGGGACTTTGGACCACTGTTTTAGCAGCAGCAGTATTTATCCTTTAATCATTCATTGCCTTTTACAATCCATAGTTGATAAATAGCTGACAATATAATCTCTCCATCCCTTTGGACCAATCCCTTCAACTTTTATCAAACCTTTCATATCTATTTCTGGGTCATGAGTCCCACCAGGTTTTTTAACTAAAACAGCTATATCAACCCCTTCTAAAAGGGGTTTGTCATTAAAACTATCTCCAAGGCCAATGGTTATTATATGAGAATACTTTTTCTCATATAGAGCTTTAAGGATCTCAACCGCTTTTCCTTTATCGTTTTCACCAGTGATATGAAAGAACCTCCCTCCTTTTGTGTATTGATACCCCCTTCTTTTAATCTCTTTTAAAACCTTATTTTGAAGTCTATTATCTCCTTTAATAACAAAAGCTTCATCAAACTCCCTTTTTTTCGATAATAAAGCTTCATTAAAGCTTAAACCGCAAACACTCGAGATTTCTTCTGGTTTCATATCAAAAAATCCTCTAATGTCACAGTTGAGCTTTGTCTTGATATCATCTAATACAAGGCAGAGCTTCTTATAAGGGATTCCTAACTCTATTATCTTATATGCATCATTTTCTTTGGTATATTTAAAGGTGTGTGTAAAATAATCTTTGGGTATAAAGATGCCTCCACCATTTTCTGATATAAAGGGATGAAAGATCTCCATTTTTTTTCGATATTCTTCTATCTCTGCTCTGGTTTTGCTGCTACAGAAGATTAAAGGAATATGATATTTTTTTATTAGGTTAAGAGCAGGAAGAGCAGGTTCAAAGGAATAGGTTGAATGATCAACGAGTGTTCCATCAATATCAGTAAAGATGATTGGATTTCTTTTCAATTCTATTGTCCTTAGAAGTCTTTTAAATACTAGGGAATTTTTTTACTTTATTAATTATATCATTTCAAAAAAACCCATAGAATGTTTGACAAATTATATTCTGTATAATAATATCATAATAATTATATTTATAAAATAATTATAGAAGAACAAAAATGGGTGATTTTCATCAAACAGGCGTAATAACAACCTTACATAGACTGGGAAAACTGGACTTAGAAAATCTGGAAAGAAGATTAGAAAAATATTCCAAAGAAAGACCAATTGCGTTGGTTCTCCCCAGCTTATACTCAGAGCTCCAAGGAGAGGCACTGCCGAAGATTATTGACGAAATAAAAAATGTGCGGTATCTCAAACAGATAGTTGTAGCCCTTGGTATGGCTAATAAAAAAGAGTTCAACCACGCCAAAAAATTCTTTTCTGTTCTTCCCCAAGAGGTGAGAATAATCTGGAATGATGGAAAGAGGTTTCAATCACTCTATAAGCTTTTAGAAAATAACGGACTGGACATCGGTGAACAAGGAAAAGGAAGATCAGCATGGATGGCCTATGGATATGTCCTGGCAAGCGGTAAGAGTCAGGTTATTGCCCTTCATGACTGTGATATTCTTACATACAGCAGAGAGCTTTTAGCAAGGCTATGTTATCCAACAACTAGCACTACCTTGGACTACGAGTTTTGTAAAGGATACTACAGCAGGGTTACGAATAAGCTCCATGGAAGGGTTACGCGTCTTTTAGTAACCCCCCTTATTAGGGCTATGGAATCTGTCATAGGTAATAATTTACATAATGTCCCTTTCCTCAGCTATCTTGATAGTTTTCGCTATCCATTAGCAGGAGAATTCTCCATGGATGCTGATTTAGCAAGAATAAATCGTATACCAGGAGATTGGGGCCTTGAGGTCGGCGTTTTAGCAGAGGTGTATAGGAACTGTGCAATTAATCGAGTATGTCAGGTAGAACTCTGTGGAAATTATGACCATAAGCACCAAGTTCTATCTCCTGACGATCCTGAAAAAGGCCTTTTAAAAATGTCCATCGATATCTGTAAAAGTATATTCAGAACCTTGGCAACTGAAGGTGTAGTTTTTTCGGATGGTTTTTTTAGAACCTTACAAACAAAATATCTAAGGACAGCACAAGACAACATCAAACGCTATGAGGATGATGCTGCAATAAATGGACTTGGTTTTGATAGACATGAAGAAGGACTGGCTGTTGAAGCCTTTACTAGAGGAGTAAAGATGGCGAGCGAGGTCTTTTTAGAAAATCCCTTTGAAATAAGACTGATACCAAATTGGAACAGAGTCGACGCAGCGATTCCTGACTTCTTGCCTATGCTCAATGATGCAGTAGAAAAAGACAATGAGTAGAATCCTTAGGAGTCTTTTTGTTCAATATATTAAAGATGGTCCTACAAACCCCATTCTTCTATAAGATATGATTTCAAAATCTCACTTATTCTCATCATCAACAAAAAGGGCAATTAGATTATCTCATCTTATAGGGAGAATATAATTTATGAAAAAAAATAATATTAACAAAATGAGAAGAGATGCAAACGACATATTTAAACATGGACTGAGGGCAGTTGATCCCATTGAAGCCATTAAGACCCATGTAAAATTAGATGGAAATACTTTGAAAATAGATGATAAAGAAATTGATCTTTCTCAATTCAAGGAAATTTATTTGGTTGGAGGGGGTAAGGCTGGAGCCTCTATGGCTCTTGCCTTAGAAGAACTCCTTGGAGATAGGATTAAAGCAGGCGTTATAAATGTAAAATATGGTCATGTAGAAAATTTAAAGAGGACAAAGATAAATGAGGCTGCCCACCCTGTTCCAGATGAGTCAGGGGTTAAAGGAACCCTTGAGATTTTAGAATTAGCAAAGAATAGAGATGCTGACGATCTTATTATATGTGTAATTTCGGGAGGAGGATCGGCCTTAATGCCTTATCCATCTGAAGGTATTACCCTCGAGGAAAAACAGCTCGTTACAAAGCTCCTTTTAGACTGTGGAGCAAATATAATTGAGATAAACACTATAAGAAAACATATTTCTCAGATTAAAGGTGGTCAACTTTCCAGAATTGTCTATCCGGCCAGTCTAATAACCCTGATATTATCTGATGTTATTGGTGATGATCTCCAATCAATTGCATCAGGCATGACAGTTCCTGACCAAACCACTTTTGAAAATTGTGTAAATATCCTAAACCGTTATGATTTACTAGAAAAAATACCTCTCTCCGTAAAAGAACATTTAAACAAAGGTCTAAAAAATTTGATTAGTGAAACCCCCAAGAAGGGAGACCCGGTATTTAAAAAGACCCGTAACTTTGTCATTGGAAGTAATATACTCGCAGTAAAGGCTGCGGAAAAAAGAGCAAAGCAACTCGCATACAATACTCTCATCTTATCTACCTATATTGAAGGAGAAACAAAATATGTTGCCTTGATGCATGCAGCCATTGCAAAAGAAATCCTAAGCTCTGGAAATCCTATAGAAACTCCTGCGTGTGTTATCTCCGGTGGTGAGACTACTGTAACGATAAAGGGTAACGGTAAAGGAGGAAGAAACATGGAATTTTCATTAGCTGGGTCCATTGAAATTGATGACCTTAAAAATGTTGTTATTCTCAGCGGAGGAACTGATGGTTCTGACGGACCTACTGATGCTGCAGGAGCTATTGGAGACAACTATACCATAAAAAGGGCAATGGAATTAAATCTTGATCCTCATGTATATCTTAAAAATAACGACTCCTACAATTTTTTTAAAGAATTGGAAGACTTATTAATAACCGGTCCTACCAATACTAATGTTATGGACCTGAGAATCATGCTTGTTCAATAGAGGTGGTTGTCTTTGAGGCCCAATAAACAAAAAAAATATCTTGTTGGATTAGAGTTTGGTGGTACAAACATAAAAGCAGCTCTCTTTGACAATACACCCAAGATTATCCAGCAAGAATTTCAGCCTACCCATGCCCAATTAGGGGTTGAAAGTGTATTAAAAAGAATCAAAAAAATTATTCATAATCTCATCGATAAAGAGAATATTCTCTCCAATCATTTAATGGGAATTGGTATTGCCTCACCAGGACCTCTTGATACAAAGAAAGGGATAATTTTTAATTCTCCAAATTTACCAGGATGGAAACGTGTCCCTTTGAAAAATGTTATCAAAAGAGAATTTAATGTTCCTGTAATATTAGAAAAGGATACAAACGCAATTGCCTTAGGCGAGTATTGGATGGGAAATGGCAAAGGTGTTGATCATCTTATTTGTATCACCATTGGCACAGGAGTTGGTGGAGGAATAATATTAAACGGTCAAATATGGCATGGCAGAGATGATCTGGGAGGCGAAATTGGACATATGATTATTGAAAAAGATGGCTTAGAATGTAATTGTGGTAATAAAGGATGTTTAGAGGCATTTGTTTCTGCTACTGGAATTGTAAAGAGAACTATCCAAGCTTTAAATAAAGGAAGGGTATCCTCCCTATCAAAAAAGAGGAACAAACTGACTTCAGAATTGATATTTAATGAGGCAAAAAAGGGGGATAGGTTATCCCTGGAGATAGTCCACGAAACAGCAGAATATCTCGGTATAGGATTGGCGAACCTAGTAAATATTTTAAATCCGGAAATAATAATTTTAGGCGGAGGAGTTAGTCATTCAGGGGAAATTCTCTTTAGACCAACACTAAAAGAATTAAAGAAGGGGGCTTTTTTAAGGGGTGTTGAACATTTAAAAGTCCTTCCTTCAAAATTAGGTAATAAAGCAGGGATTTTAGGCTCGATTTATCCTTTTTTCCATAAAACTTAAGATGCAGAAAAAGATAGTATTCATTTTTATTATTATCTTTACTGTTTTCTATATCAATCCTCTCTATTCCTATTATTATAAAGAGTCAAAAGGATCATCAATTGACAATATTCCATTTACTGAAAAAGAGGAATTAACATATAGTATAACCTGGATGGGAATATCTGCAGGAACAGCCAAGATGTGTATCAAAGGAAAAATCAATAAATGGAATAAGGAACTCTATCATATTGCATCTCAAGCAGATTCCTCAGAATTCGTATCCCTTATATATAAAGTTAAAGATAGGGTTCATTCCTATATTGATACCTCTGGCATCTATCCATGGTATTACTCAATCATGCAGAGGGAAGGTCGCTATAGAGCGAACAGGATTATTATCTTTGATCAAGAAAATAATAAGGCTTTTTTTACAAAAAATGATAATCCTCCACTAGAATTTTCTGTTCCGTCAATGGTACAGGATCCCCTCTCAACCCTTTATTTTCTTAGAACCAAGGACTTAACTGTTGGAAAATCTGTTTATATAGATACTTTTTCAGGCAAAAAGACACATAGAGTAGAGGTTCAAATAGTAAAAAGGGAAAAACTAAAAACAATATTTGGCAAAATAGATACTATCTTAACAAAAGCAATTTTAGAAAATATAGATTTTAAAGGGATTTTTAGACATAAAGGAAATATCTTTATATGGCTTACAAATGATAAGAAAAAGCTTCCTGTAATGATGAAAACAAGAATTTTTATTGGTTCTGTTAATGCAAGGTTGATTGACTATAAAGAATAGGATCTGTTAAGCTATTTTTAAGAGTTTCTCTATAGTTTGCTTAACTTCGGTAATTGAGAAAGGCTTTACCATATAACTATCAGCACCAGCATTGAGAATTTTTTTGGCTATTGTGGGAGAAGAGTATTCCACTATAACACAGACCGGCAAATCTGGCTTTTTAGATTTTATCTCCTCAAGCATCCCAATCCCTCCGTTGGTTATGACAAGAGAAAAATCTTCTTTTTCTAAAAGGGATAATGCTTCTTGACTATCTCTTCTACTTATGGCATTGAAACCAAAAAGATTAAGGGAATCTTCCATAACCTTGCAAACATTCTTTTCTTTGTCAACAAATAATATCTTTTTAGTTTTTTCCATTTAATATCTTAAGTAAAATCAATATATTAAGTTTAAAATATCAAATCTATTTAATTGTGCAATACTTGTGCCATAATATTACAAGAAATAAAAAACCCCTTACCATTTGTAAGGGGTTGAATATATTTAAGTTAATTTAATAAAAAGAAAAGGCCTTTTATTAGATATATAAAAGGCCTTACCTCAAGAGTTACAATTTTGTATATTTAATTTTAGAAAATAGTTTTAATCCTTAAAATTCAGATACTTATTAAGATATTGAGAGAGTTACATTTTTGTACTCTTCAGTAGAAATTATCCTTTTTCTTTTATCCCAAGCTTATCCATCTTATACTTCAATATTCTTTTGCTTATTCCTAACATCTTGGCTGCATGGCTCTGAATATAATTTACATCTTTTAAAGCGCTCAATATGATATCTCTTTCAAACTCCTCTTCAGCATTATCAAATGACATCTCTCCCTTTAAAACCGAGGCTTTCAAAAGATTTATTTTCGTCATATTCCTCAGGCTTGAGGGAAGGTCTTCAACAGAAATCGTATCACTTTTTGAAAGTGCCACAGCCCTTTCTATTACATTTTCCAATTCCCTCACATTACCAATCCAAGGGTAATTTAAAAAGATATCCAATACCTCTGGAGATGTTTTCTTCACCCTTTCATTGTGATCTTCAGCATTCTTCTTGAAAAAATGATGCACTAAGAGAATAATATCCTCTTTCCTTTCTCTTAAAGGGGGAAGAAATATAGGGACAACATTTATACGATAGTAGAGATCACCTCGAAAATTCCCCTTCTCGACCTCTTTTTCTAAATCCTTATTTGTTGCTGCAACTATCCTTACATCAACCTTTACACTCTTTGTCCCGCCTACTGGAATAAACTCCTTTTCCTGAATAACTCGCAGTATCTTGGCTTGAACAGAAAAAGCTAAATCTCCTATCTCATCTAAAAAGAGGGTGCCTGAATCTGCCATCTGAAATCTTCCTATTTTTTTACTATTCGCATCAGTAAAAGCTCCCTTCTCATGGCCAAAAAGCTCATTTTCTATCAAAGTCTCAGGTATAGCTGCACAGTTCATTGCAACAAATGGCTTATCTCTCCTGAGGCTGTGAAAATGAATAGCCTTTGCCACTAATTCTTTACCCGTACCGCTATCACCATATATCAAGATATTATTCTTTCGTGGGGCTATCCTTTTGATAGTCTCAAAGACTTCTCTCATTGCCTTGTTTTTACCAATGATATTATCAAAACTATAAGTCTTATCTACCTCCGCTCTAAGATACTGAACCTCCTTTTCAAGGTCTAGGTTTCTTAGGGCCTTCTCTACAATTAAGTTGATTTCATCAACATTAAAGGGTTTTATAATATAATCATATGCCCCCAACTTCATTGCTGTTACTGCTGTCTCGATAGCTTTCGTAGCTGTAATCACTATGATAATCAAATCCTTATCAATCTCTTTTAATTCCTTTAAGACCTCAATACCATCCATGCCTGGCATTAAAATATCTAGAAAAATAAGATGAGGATAATCCTTCCCTACACTCTTTATAGCCTCCTCACCACTTTCAACAGTAAGGACACTATATTTATCCTTCAAAATCATTCTTAAAGACTCCCTGGTACTTAATTCATCATCAACCACTAATATCTTTTTTTTCATGTTTTGATACCAAAGATAATTAAGAAACTGTTATAAATCTATAGGAATGAAAATCATAAAGGTGCTTCCTTTGTCTTTACTACTTCTTACTGTAATCCTTCCCTTATGAGCACCAACTATTTTGCTTGCTATGGTTAAACCCAACCCCAGGGACCCAGGTTTTGTAGTAAAAAAGGGTATTGTTATACTTTTTAACGAATCCTGAGATATACCACAACCCGTATCAGAAATCTGAATTTCTATATATCTCTTGTCCCTTGCAGTACAAGTATCCGTTCTTATAGAAAGGAACCCTCCCTTTTGCATTGATTGAATAGCATTTAAAATAATATTCGATAATGCACGGGTTATCTCTTTTTTGTCAAACCTAATATCTGGAATTTCCCTCAAGTACTCTTCAGAAATCTCTATTTTTTTTGTTAATAACTCTTCCTTATAATTCAACAAAATTAAATTTATTATATCATTAATATTATTTCTCTTCAAACTAAGTTGTAAAGGATAGGTTAATCTTGATATATCTTCAACAAAATTATTGAGTCTGTCTACCTCTTGAAGAACAACATTATAGTAATTTACTCTAAACTCTGAATCTGTAAATTTCTCAGGCCAAAGTTGGAGAAAGGTCTTGATTGATACCAAAGGGTTTTTTACAACATGGGCTAATCGAGTAGCCATTTCATCCATTATCTTATACTCTGATAAATCCTTTTTAACGATTTTTGCTTTCTCTATAATAGATAAATCATAAAAAACAATGATTCCACCATAGATATTACCTTTATTATCCTTTAGCAACGAAAACCCGACGCTCACTGGAATCCATTTTCCGAGTTTAGACATCCATCTTGTTTCGTATCTAAAATATGTTCTTTCTTCTTTTATCGCATTCATAATAAGATGTTCGAGGTTAGCATCAAGCACAGATATGCCTTTTTTCAAAATATCTTTCTCTTCATAACCTAAAATCTCAAGAACCTTTGAATTGAAATTAGTTATAACCCCTTTATTGTCTATTAATAAAACCCCCCATTGAGCCTTTTCTAATACAACAGATACCCTCTCTATTCTCTTTAAAATATCTCTATCGCCTATTAGATCACTTATAATTTTAGATGTTTGAGAGGTTAATTTCAAAAGAATATCCATCTCTGTATGAGAATAGCTCTCACGGGACCTCTTTTCTCCAAATATATAAAGTCCTATAATTTTATTCTTTACTATTAATGGAATGCAAAAAGATGCATCCAATAATTTCAGGAGAGTAGTCAATTCTCTAACTTTCTCTTCCTCATTATCTCTATAGACAACTGAGGGACAATCTTGTAACTTCTCAAAAACAGATAGATCTTGTTTTAGTTTAAGAGATTTCAATAACTCTATTTCATTGTCTGAAAAACCTAATGAGGACTTAAGAACTAAATGATTGTTTTCTTCCAAAAGAAAGATAGCTATTCTTTCTATATCCATAATCTCTGAAAAAACTTCTTTGATATTTTCTAAAAAGATATCCAAGTTATCTATGGAACTCATTAGGTTACTGAATTTTTGAATTAATAACCCATTGAAAGGAGGAGAATAATCCTTCTTCAATCTCTTAAAACTTTTTTTCCATCTCTTATCAAATAATCCCTCAATATTTGTAATTCTATCTTTTTTTGTCAGAACGAATCCCCTTTTTATAGCAGTCTCAAGTTCAATAATATTTCCTGGCCAATCATAATCTTGTAATTTCTTAATAAGTTCAGAGGTAAAACTCTTCTCTGTAAGGCCCGTTGCTTTTTTGATGTCTCTCATTGTCATTTCAATAAGCCTTGGTAGCTCTTCCGTTCTTTTTCTAAGGGGCTTAAGATGAATTGTGATCACACTTAATCTAAGATATAATTCCTCCAAGAATTCATTAGCCTCTACAGATTGAATCAAATCTTTTGAAGTTGATGTAATGATCCTTATATCTAATGGAACCTCTCTTTCTCCATTTATTTCACCCAGCTTGCCTCTTTCTATAAAATCCAAGAATTTCAACTGAATATCTAAAACCATGCTTTCAATGTCTTCTATAAACAGAGTACCTTTGTGGGCTAAACTGAGCTTCCCATCAATCTTCTTACCAAATTCATCAAAATATCCAAAAAGAGCCTTTTCGAGATCCTTTGATGTCAATGCCTTACAGCTGATTCTGAAAAATGGACTATTACTTCTTATCCCACTCTCATGAATTATTCTCGCTATCTCAGCTTTGCCCGTCCCAGACTCTCCCGATATGATTACGGGGAAATTGCTTTGGATTGCAGATTTAACTTTATCGACAATCTCAGAACCGAATTTCTCTAATTTGCTTAATAATTCAGAATCATCTTCTGGAAATAAGGAAGAATTATCAGCTTCATCTTGTATGTAGCTTATCTTTTCTAATACTGTCTTTGCATCAAAAGGCCGTGAAATAAAACCCTTGACCAAATCTTTAAATACAATCTTCCCTTCTATTAGAAACGCTTCATCCACTACCATAAAAATCTCTGTATCTTTAAAAGCCTTTTGTAATCTTATAATTTCTGAAGCTCTAAAGGGCCTGACTGGTTTTAGTAACAAAACATCTATCTCAACCAGTTTTAAAACCGATAATGCTTCCTCTATATTGTCACAAGTCAAAACAATATAATATTTTTCCAGGATTCTTTTTAAACTCTGCCTATCCCTAAAATCCTGATCGATTATTAATATCTTTTTAGCCCGATTTGGCATATCATCTCTTTCACTAAAAATTCTGATAAAATAAGATGTTATTCTTTAATACAATTTAACCCCTCAGAAAATTAATACAACATTACTCTACCTTTATCGGCATTTAAGAAAATAAAATTAAATTTGATTTTACAATAGGATAGAAAATTTAATATATAGAGAAACGTTTAATTAGTAGAGAAAAAATAAAGGCATAATAAAAAATCTATATCTTCTTGTTTTTAAATCTATTAAGAGAATCAAGGGGTAAATTTATATAAAA encodes:
- a CDS encoding ROK family protein, whose product is MRPNKQKKYLVGLEFGGTNIKAALFDNTPKIIQQEFQPTHAQLGVESVLKRIKKIIHNLIDKENILSNHLMGIGIASPGPLDTKKGIIFNSPNLPGWKRVPLKNVIKREFNVPVILEKDTNAIALGEYWMGNGKGVDHLICITIGTGVGGGIILNGQIWHGRDDLGGEIGHMIIEKDGLECNCGNKGCLEAFVSATGIVKRTIQALNKGRVSSLSKKRNKLTSELIFNEAKKGDRLSLEIVHETAEYLGIGLANLVNILNPEIIILGGGVSHSGEILFRPTLKELKKGAFLRGVEHLKVLPSKLGNKAGILGSIYPFFHKT
- a CDS encoding sigma-54 dependent transcriptional regulator; this translates as MKKKILVVDDELSTRESLRMILKDKYSVLTVESGEEAIKSVGKDYPHLIFLDILMPGMDGIEVLKELKEIDKDLIIIVITATKAIETAVTAMKLGAYDYIIKPFNVDEINLIVEKALRNLDLEKEVQYLRAEVDKTYSFDNIIGKNKAMREVFETIKRIAPRKNNILIYGDSGTGKELVAKAIHFHSLRRDKPFVAMNCAAIPETLIENELFGHEKGAFTDANSKKIGRFQMADSGTLFLDEIGDLAFSVQAKILRVIQEKEFIPVGGTKSVKVDVRIVAATNKDLEKEVEKGNFRGDLYYRINVVPIFLPPLRERKEDIILLVHHFFKKNAEDHNERVKKTSPEVLDIFLNYPWIGNVRELENVIERAVALSKSDTISVEDLPSSLRNMTKINLLKASVLKGEMSFDNAEEEFERDIILSALKDVNYIQSHAAKMLGISKRILKYKMDKLGIKEKG
- a CDS encoding response regulator, which translates into the protein MEKTKKILFVDKEKNVCKVMEDSLNLFGFNAISRRDSQEALSLLEKEDFSLVITNGGIGMLEEIKSKKPDLPVCVIVEYSSPTIAKKILNAGADSYMVKPFSITEVKQTIEKLLKIA
- a CDS encoding DUF3108 domain-containing protein gives rise to the protein MQKKIVFIFIIIFTVFYINPLYSYYYKESKGSSIDNIPFTEKEELTYSITWMGISAGTAKMCIKGKINKWNKELYHIASQADSSEFVSLIYKVKDRVHSYIDTSGIYPWYYSIMQREGRYRANRIIIFDQENNKAFFTKNDNPPLEFSVPSMVQDPLSTLYFLRTKDLTVGKSVYIDTFSGKKTHRVEVQIVKREKLKTIFGKIDTILTKAILENIDFKGIFRHKGNIFIWLTNDKKKLPVMMKTRIFIGSVNARLIDYKE
- a CDS encoding glycerate kinase, with product MKKNNINKMRRDANDIFKHGLRAVDPIEAIKTHVKLDGNTLKIDDKEIDLSQFKEIYLVGGGKAGASMALALEELLGDRIKAGVINVKYGHVENLKRTKINEAAHPVPDESGVKGTLEILELAKNRDADDLIICVISGGGSALMPYPSEGITLEEKQLVTKLLLDCGANIIEINTIRKHISQIKGGQLSRIVYPASLITLILSDVIGDDLQSIASGMTVPDQTTFENCVNILNRYDLLEKIPLSVKEHLNKGLKNLISETPKKGDPVFKKTRNFVIGSNILAVKAAEKRAKQLAYNTLILSTYIEGETKYVALMHAAIAKEILSSGNPIETPACVISGGETTVTIKGNGKGGRNMEFSLAGSIEIDDLKNVVILSGGTDGSDGPTDAAGAIGDNYTIKRAMELNLDPHVYLKNNDSYNFFKELEDLLITGPTNTNVMDLRIMLVQ